The sequence below is a genomic window from Brevibacillus laterosporus.
AGTAAATTATATCCCATTAGTCAACTCTGTGAAAACATGGGGATTCAACGTTCTTCGTATTATAAATGGCTAAACAGGAAAGAAAGTAATAACGAGAAATTCAACAAAGAGTTGCTTCTCATGATTAAGGATGCCTATGAAGAAAGAGATGGAATCCTTGGATATCGTCAGATGACAATCAAACTAAACCGACAACACAATCTTACTGTTAACCATAAACGGATATACAGACTCATGTGTATCTTACAAATAAAATCGGTATGCCGCAGAAAGAAAAAGAATTACATTCCTTCAACGCCTGAAATTACGACGGAAAATGTCTTGAACAGAGATTTCGAATCCGATGGATTCGGTACAAAATGGCTCACTGACGTGACGGAAATGAAGTATGGCCTTCAAAGCAAGGCTTATTTGAGTGCAATCCTGGATTTGTCAGATAAAAGTATTGTTTCTTTTGTGATCGGGCATTCCAACAACAATGAACTTGTTTTTAGAACTTTTGATATTGCACATCAGTCATATCCTAATGCTAAACCTATCTTTCATAGTGACCGAGGGTTCCAATATACGAGCAAAAAATTCAAGAAAAAACTGGACGATGCAGGAATGATACAAAGCATGTCGAGGGTATCTAGGTGCATAGACAATGGCCCGATGGAATCGTTTTGGGGAATGATAAAATCCGAAATGTATGATCTCAATAAATTCAATACATACAAAGAGCTGGAAGTAGCAATTATGGAATACATAAATTACTACAATAACCATCGATACCAGAAAAGACTAAACTGTATGACACCTTTGGAATACAGGCAATACCTTCAAAGTTCAGCATCATAAGAAAGACACCAACCTAAGTGAATAGTTGGTGTCTGATCTTTTATTTTTCCATTGTCTACTTGACGGGGGGCAGTTCATCAGTAGCGGATGCAAGGTCTTTTTGTGCATCGACCTATGGAGATGATACGGCAGGTCGGCCATAGCTGGCCTAGAATAGAAGAAAAAGAGAGGATGCCCGTTCTGAGAGAGGTGCAGAGAGAATGAGGGTTGTTGATACAAATTAGAAGTAAAAGAGGCTTTTGCCTGCCGCTACTTGTCAGGTCATAGGACGATGCCTAACTTTTATAAAATGGGTGTTTGTGTATTTCCTCTCAACCAAAACGGGCATAGGTTAATAGCATAGAGACAACAACCTATGAGGAGCTGATATGTGTGAATTATATTGTTCAACGTGGCGATACGCTATATACTATTTCTCAACGCTTTGGAGTTCCCATCGATGTGATTATTCGCGCCAATCGTTTGCGTCCACCTTATGTACTGTACGTAGGTCAACCACTGTACATTCCTTCTACCCCTTCACCTAACGAAGTAGAAGAGGAAGGCAGAATCGATCGATTGGAAAGAGATGTGGCTAGACTAAACGAAAGATACAGTGATTTAAACCGTCGCGTTAGAAATCTGGAACAACGTCGCCGTACGTAATCTACTAGTATGCTATGCATGTAAAAGAGGAGCTGTATCCGCTCCTCTTTCCTTTTTGCCAAAATTCCACTACTATAATGGTGACGATATTCGGGGCTAAGGGAGGATTGTAGGAATGAGTAACAAGTGGAGAGTTGCACTGATCCAAATGGATGTGGCTTTAGGAAATCCGAAAGAAAACAGGCAAAAGGCTAGGGAAATGACCGAAAATTTACGCGAATCAGGCAAAAAAATCGATGTGGTATTGTTGCCCGAATTGTGGGATACTGCCTATGATCTGGAGCGCTTAGATGATATTGCAGATGAACAAGGTGAGAACGCTCAAGCTTTCTTAAAAGACATAGCTCAGTCACTACATAGTAATGTATGGGGTGGTTCTATTGCGGAACGTAAGGAAGATGGAGTATATAACACCTCCTATTTATTTGATAGGCAGGGTAAATTGGTGGGCACTTACTCCAAAGCTCATCTATTTAAACTAATGAATGAACATCAGTTTCTTCAGTCAGGAGACCAACCCGGGTTGTACGAGATGGACGATCAGCAGGTTGGTGGGGTTATTTGTTATGATATTCGTTTTCCAGAATGGATTCGTCAGCATGCATTAAAAGGTGCAAAGGTCTTGTTCGTATGTGCCCAGTGGCCAAATCCTCGACTGGCTCATTGGCGCGCTCTCTTAATTGCCCGAGCCATTGAGAACCAAATGTATGTAGTTGCCTGCAATCGGGTAGGAACAGATGCTGCGAGCAGTTTCTTCGGTCACTCGATGGTAATTGATCCATGGGGAGAAGTAATTGCCGAAGCTGGTGAAGAAGAGACAATTCTCACCGCTGAGATCGATTTGGATATTGTTGATCAAGTTCGTTCCAAGATCCCTGTATTTACTGATCGACGTCCTGATATTTATAGCTGGTAAGCAGCGCTTCTCTTCTTACTTGAGAAAATGGGCCGCATTTATTCTTTCTGCCTACAGCGTTTATCCCTTTTTTACATAGCCTAATAGTAAGGAATGTAAGGAGGTGGAAAACAATTGGCTGGACTTTTTAATAGCAAAGGAATGATGCACCATTTTTCAGGAATTCGCACAAAAGTTGTTGAAATCCGAGAGTTAGTGGAGACGGTCGATACCGTGTTTACCTCATTTGATCGGATGAGTGAACTCGGAAAATCAGTCAACCCTTTCAAGCAAAAAAAAGGAAAAGAGAACATTCCACACGATATGGATTAATGTGGGGAAATAAATGTTGAAAAAGGTTGCCTCCAGAAGGGCAACCTTTTCCCAATTTAAGTATCCTTGGTCAAATCAGTGGTGTCTCCCCAATAATTCACCAGAGTCAATGGGCAACGCTTTCTTTATTTGTTCACAATAGGATGTAGCTATGTACTTTATATAGGAGAAAGGGGAATTGTTACGGTATCAGGAGTGGTTTCTCCTTTACGCAAGACGGATACTTTCACTTTGACATGTTTGAAATCATCCCCTTTCAAATTGCTTGAGATGGATCCTTTCATTGATCCGATCTGGCTTTGGTAGCCAGTTTCTAATTGGCGAGGAGAGTGAACAAAGGATTCTGTCCATACGCTCAAATCTTGGTTATCAGGACTAAGCACTTCGATTTTCATATCTGTAATCTCATCAGACGGAGTTGATTTTCCCCAATAGTAAAGCTCACCAGGTCCAATCTGCTCTTCTGTATCCGTAGTCGCAATCATCAAGCTGCGTACTTCCCAATCTCCATTTTTGCCATGTAGAAGTTGTGCCGTTAATTGAGAGTGAGATGAGGAATTCAGGTTTTGGGTGTATAACTGAACAAATGGGATAACAATTAATAAGACCACCATAAATACTCCAGTAAAAGCTAACTCCTGTTTCCAGGTCGTTTTAGCAAAAGGTCCACCAATTGCGGACAACAAACGACCAATGATCATACAGACCATAAAGATTGTAAAAAATACTGCCAAAAACATAGCCTGCCTCCTTCTTTCACGTTCTTTAATGGTGTACGTATATCTTTGATAATCGGTTGCGGATTTTTTTGATTATAGTGACAGAATTCATTCTGGTTTCATGAAAATGATGATTAAAGCTTAAAAAGGTATGGGAGACTTAGTGGAAGTACAGTGAAAAATGGTGACATCATTGGAGATAGGTAACCAAAAACCGCCTGGCTTTCTGTTCCTTGACGGAGTTTGTAGCAAGGCGGTTTTTTTACCTGTTTGATCTTGAAAAGATATGGTTTTTAAGATTTGGCATATGCTAGTTAAAAAATGAATTACACAAGAGCCATGCGTTTTTTGAAATCGGTGTTTAGGTAATAGCTGTGATACACAAGCAGATTTGGGCCTGCGCATTCGGCATTTGGACAGAAACAATTAATGGATTGGTTTAGCGAATGATTTTGCCAACGGGCGAACATACTCTCAAGGGTGTCGGTCTGAATATTACCTAGGATACCAACATCCCCAAAGTCAGTTACGGTTACATCCCCTGTAAATATATTGATATTTAGACGGCAACGTCCATCAGGGTCATTGCGGACAGTAACATTCTTAGATTGGCGAAGACGTAAAATAAGCTCTTGATCGTCTGGGTCTTGGCTACATGCAAAGAACGGCAGAGTACCGAACAGCATCCACATTTCTTCATCTCGTGCATCTAAAAGGGTGTGAATTGATTCACGTAACTGCGGCAAGCTTAGCACAGGCAAATTTTTTGCGAAATCGCTTTGATACATCGGATGTACCTCATGGCGAACGCAACCCATTTCTTTAATTAATTGGTGAATTTTCGGGAGTTTTTGCCACGTTCGAGTATTCAGCATGCTTTCGGCAGAGACGATTACGCCTGCATCTGCTAATTTTTTTGCATTATCCATTGTCAATTGGTAGAGCTTTTCCGCTTGGGTGAGTGAAACCTTTTGCGGGCTATTGACGTATACCACTTCATGAAAGTCTTCAGGCTGACTATAGTTCCACGACATATGCATTACGTCAATGTAAGGTAAGACAGCTTCATAACGGGAAAATGGCAGGGATAAATTGGAGTTAATCTGTGTACGCAAGCCGCGATCTGTCGCATATTGCAAAATAGGTCCAATTACGTTATTTACTGTTCGTTGACTGTACATCGGTTCTCCACCGGTAATGCTAAGGGTTAACAAATGCTTGGCTTCATCCAGACGCTGTAGGATTAATTCTATAGGCAAGTGCGGATCATCTTTCATCCGCAATGTATCACCAACAGCACAATGCTCACAGCGCAGGTTGCAAAGATTTGTAACAGTAAACTCGATACTCGTCAATTTGTAGGCAGGTGGTGTAGCATTATATAAAGGCTCCCATGGGTCCTTTTGGGGTGTAATGGGTGTAGTTGGAACAAAGCGTTTCAATGGTGAAACCTCCTTAGTAGAAAACATGACATTGCCTCACTAGTTGTAGACGAGGCTATATGAACAAACACCATTATAACCATAAATGGAGAGGGTGAGAATACCAACACCATGATTGCGGGCATTTCATTTGGCAACGGAGTCTTTTATCACAACAAAAATGTCATGGCATGTGCCGAGGTAAAGAACGGTGTCATCCATACGTGGGCGGAGAAGATGGGGTTTGGCACGCTATTCAAAATGTGGTGGCGTATTGTCAGCTCGCTACCTTGGTACTATCATACTTTACATTTGCTCTTGATTTTATATGTTCTTTTTCCGATTTTTGGAGAATTCGATCCTTTATGGATTGTTGTTTATGGAGCAGGCTTTCATTTTGTTTTTCCAAAAAGGTTAAAGCAGTTTCACGGAGCTGAGCACAAAGTATTCAGCTACTATGGGGAGGTCAAGCCGGAAAATTGGGAAAACGTACAACAGGCTTCCATTGTAAATCGGGGTTGTTCTACGAATATGGTGACTTTTTTCTTTGCCTTCTTTCTGCCAACGATCTGTTTTTTTCCACTGTGGATAGCTGTTGTGGTAGGATTAGTCGGAATAGGAATATGTAATCTGCTGTCCAAATATACACCAAAGCTAATTGAGCCGTTGTATCGTGTATCTGGACTTTTGCAATTTTATGTTACAACAAAGGAACCGGAGCGTATGCATGTGGATACGGCTATTCGGTCTTATGCATTGTTTATCTATATTCGGAGTAAGGAAGAGGAGCGGGATTAGGAATCTAGGTCTTTGGTTGGTATCTTCCTTATGAATAAAGTTCGATAGATTCCCATTTTCTTGTCTGGTACTATTTCTTTCATACACATTATTTGTAAAAGAAATATGAGAGACAGAGATAAAAGTAAGAAAGTGGGAAAATTGTATGAAGTCGAAAAAGAACATCGTAGCTGGTATAACAACATTACTTTTATTGATCGCGGTTCTCTGTA
It includes:
- a CDS encoding DUF1385 domain-containing protein, whose product is MIAGISFGNGVFYHNKNVMACAEVKNGVIHTWAEKMGFGTLFKMWWRIVSSLPWYYHTLHLLLILYVLFPIFGEFDPLWIVVYGAGFHFVFPKRLKQFHGAEHKVFSYYGEVKPENWENVQQASIVNRGCSTNMVTFFFAFFLPTICFFPLWIAVVVGLVGIGICNLLSKYTPKLIEPLYRVSGLLQFYVTTKEPERMHVDTAIRSYALFIYIRSKEEERD
- a CDS encoding IS3 family transposase, translated to MLSQVRYEPVYFAIRDLHDSKLYPISQLCENMGIQRSSYYKWLNRKESNNEKFNKELLLMIKDAYEERDGILGYRQMTIKLNRQHNLTVNHKRIYRLMCILQIKSVCRRKKKNYIPSTPEITTENVLNRDFESDGFGTKWLTDVTEMKYGLQSKAYLSAILDLSDKSIVSFVIGHSNNNELVFRTFDIAHQSYPNAKPIFHSDRGFQYTSKKFKKKLDDAGMIQSMSRVSRCIDNGPMESFWGMIKSEMYDLNKFNTYKELEVAIMEYINYYNNHRYQKRLNCMTPLEYRQYLQSSAS
- the yfkAB gene encoding radical SAM/CxCxxxxC motif protein YfkAB, translated to MKRFVPTTPITPQKDPWEPLYNATPPAYKLTSIEFTVTNLCNLRCEHCAVGDTLRMKDDPHLPIELILQRLDEAKHLLTLSITGGEPMYSQRTVNNVIGPILQYATDRGLRTQINSNLSLPFSRYEAVLPYIDVMHMSWNYSQPEDFHEVVYVNSPQKVSLTQAEKLYQLTMDNAKKLADAGVIVSAESMLNTRTWQKLPKIHQLIKEMGCVRHEVHPMYQSDFAKNLPVLSLPQLRESIHTLLDARDEEMWMLFGTLPFFACSQDPDDQELILRLRQSKNVTVRNDPDGRCRLNINIFTGDVTVTDFGDVGILGNIQTDTLESMFARWQNHSLNQSINCFCPNAECAGPNLLVYHSYYLNTDFKKRMALV
- a CDS encoding LysM peptidoglycan-binding domain-containing protein, with the translated sequence MNYIVQRGDTLYTISQRFGVPIDVIIRANRLRPPYVLYVGQPLYIPSTPSPNEVEEEGRIDRLERDVARLNERYSDLNRRVRNLEQRRRT
- a CDS encoding carbon-nitrogen family hydrolase → MSNKWRVALIQMDVALGNPKENRQKAREMTENLRESGKKIDVVLLPELWDTAYDLERLDDIADEQGENAQAFLKDIAQSLHSNVWGGSIAERKEDGVYNTSYLFDRQGKLVGTYSKAHLFKLMNEHQFLQSGDQPGLYEMDDQQVGGVICYDIRFPEWIRQHALKGAKVLFVCAQWPNPRLAHWRALLIARAIENQMYVVACNRVGTDAASSFFGHSMVIDPWGEVIAEAGEEETILTAEIDLDIVDQVRSKIPVFTDRRPDIYSW